The following are encoded together in the Aerococcus mictus genome:
- a CDS encoding DUF3284 domain-containing protein, producing MQVERIYHITAEAFFLELKKLAINDFEVNTGEIFPSDQSLKGLKYIKNFGKNNANQARVEITKFEPFKIYESLIKSNRGSQVITYSIEEKDSNSIGVTYNEKLEDIDFFTKINYKLLLPFMKKRLKKNIENRLDYIADRAIESEDKVMGDKNEFSR from the coding sequence ATGCAAGTAGAGAGAATATACCATATAACGGCTGAAGCTTTCTTTTTGGAGCTGAAAAAATTAGCAATCAATGATTTTGAGGTGAATACAGGAGAAATTTTTCCTTCTGACCAGTCTCTAAAAGGATTAAAATACATAAAAAACTTTGGTAAGAATAATGCTAATCAGGCAAGAGTTGAAATAACAAAATTTGAACCATTTAAAATATACGAAAGTTTAATTAAGTCAAATAGAGGAAGCCAAGTGATCACTTATTCAATTGAAGAAAAAGATAGTAATTCAATTGGTGTGACCTATAATGAAAAATTAGAAGATATAGATTTCTTTACAAAAATCAACTATAAATTATTACTTCCTTTTATGAAAAAGAGGCTAAAAAAGAATATAGAAAACAGGCTTGATTATATAGCGGATAGAGCTATTGAAAGTGAAGATAAAGTGATGGGGGATAAAAATGAGTTTTCAAGATAA
- a CDS encoding PTS lactose/cellobiose transporter subunit IIA → MSDEQYLQDIMGLIMYSGDAKGKAIEAIQAAKKNNFILAEEKFKEATVSLNTAHKSQTGLLTAEAQGEKLDINLLMIHGQDHLMTAITFIDLAKEIVEVYERKAQEAN, encoded by the coding sequence ATGAGCGATGAACAATATCTACAAGACATCATGGGATTGATCATGTATTCAGGTGATGCTAAAGGAAAGGCTATTGAAGCTATACAGGCTGCCAAAAAAAATAATTTTATCTTGGCAGAAGAAAAATTTAAAGAAGCAACTGTCTCTTTAAATACTGCTCATAAATCTCAAACTGGTCTTCTAACGGCAGAAGCGCAAGGAGAAAAATTGGATATCAATTTATTAATGATTCATGGACAGGACCATTTAATGACAGCTATCACTTTTATTGATCTCGCTAAAGAAATTGTCGAAGTCTATGAAAGAAAAGCTCAGGAAGCTAACTAG
- a CDS encoding PTS sugar transporter subunit IIB has product MYMKTIMLVCNAGMSTSLLVTKMQKAAEKLDQNFDIFAIPLSEVEENVANKDIDVLLVGPQVKFMKNEYEKAYGDKLKVDSINMQDYGTMNGEKVLNAAIELMEK; this is encoded by the coding sequence ATATATATGAAAACGATTATGCTCGTATGTAATGCTGGAATGTCTACAAGTTTATTAGTCACTAAAATGCAAAAAGCAGCAGAAAAACTGGACCAAAATTTTGATATTTTTGCTATACCACTTTCTGAAGTAGAGGAGAATGTTGCTAATAAAGATATTGATGTCTTACTAGTTGGCCCTCAAGTGAAGTTTATGAAGAATGAATATGAAAAAGCATACGGAGACAAATTAAAAGTGGATTCTATTAATATGCAAGACTATGGGACCATGAATGGGGAAAAAGTTCTCAATGCAGCTATTGAATTAATGGAGAAGTAG